Proteins encoded together in one Planifilum fulgidum window:
- the yabP gene encoding sporulation protein YabP, with amino-acid sequence MVEETYGTRHDLVMSNRKALEVTGVISVESFDSEEFLLNTDCGFLGIRGQDLHIKSLDLEKGRVAIEGTIHEMSYLDDGSPRADKVKGFFGRLFR; translated from the coding sequence ATGGTGGAGGAGACGTACGGAACCCGGCACGATCTGGTGATGTCCAACCGGAAGGCCCTGGAGGTCACCGGGGTGATCAGCGTGGAGAGCTTCGACAGCGAGGAGTTCCTGCTGAACACCGATTGCGGCTTCCTCGGGATTCGCGGGCAGGACCTGCACATCAAGAGCTTGGATCTGGAAAAGGGGCGGGTGGCCATCGAGGGCACGATCCACGAGATGAGTTATCTGGATGACGGTTCCCCCCGCGCCGACAAAGTGAAAGGCTTCTTCGGAAGGTTGTTCCGGTGA
- a CDS encoding HU family DNA-binding protein: MNKQELISRIAKKSGMTKKDVETVINGFLDEVSAALSAGEKVQLIGFGTFEARKRSSRKGRNPQTGDVMHIPESTVPTFRAGSRLKQAVK; encoded by the coding sequence ATGAACAAACAGGAATTGATCAGTCGGATCGCCAAAAAGAGCGGAATGACCAAAAAGGACGTGGAGACGGTGATCAACGGTTTTCTGGACGAAGTCTCCGCGGCGCTGAGCGCGGGCGAAAAGGTGCAGCTGATCGGTTTCGGCACCTTTGAGGCCCGGAAGCGCTCCAGCCGGAAGGGGCGGAATCCCCAGACCGGCGACGTGATGCACATCCCCGAATCGACGGTTCCCACCTTCCGGGCGGGAAGCCGGCTGAAGCAAGCGGTGAAATGA
- a CDS encoding RNA-binding S4 domain-containing protein, whose product MRLDKFLKVSRLIKRRTLAKEVCDQGRVLINGRTAKAGSAVAVGDQITIRFGHKQVTVRVDSLAESPRKQEAGSMYTLLEEKVLEDSEEAGTPL is encoded by the coding sequence ATGCGTCTGGACAAATTTCTGAAGGTGTCCCGACTGATCAAGCGGCGCACACTGGCCAAGGAAGTTTGCGACCAGGGAAGGGTTTTGATCAACGGACGCACGGCCAAAGCCGGATCGGCGGTGGCCGTCGGCGATCAGATCACCATCCGTTTCGGCCACAAGCAGGTGACGGTCCGGGTCGATTCCCTGGCCGAGTCCCCCCGGAAGCAGGAAGCGGGTTCGATGTACACCCTGCTGGAGGAAAAGGTCCTGGAAGATTCCGAGGAGGCGGGCACCCCGCTCTGA